Proteins from a single region of Nitratidesulfovibrio sp.:
- a CDS encoding helix-turn-helix transcriptional regulator produces the protein MTHDWLELLRHAAADRTKAAVARELGVSRPSVSLLLAGRYPGRTDRMAQRILETYGRVACPFLGRELTALECARHNGPIPTSSPAALRHWRACQACPHRPQPEQPNGGN, from the coding sequence ATGACGCATGACTGGCTGGAACTGCTGCGCCACGCCGCCGCAGACCGCACCAAGGCGGCGGTGGCCCGCGAACTGGGCGTGTCCCGGCCATCGGTCAGCCTGCTGCTGGCCGGGCGCTACCCTGGCCGCACCGACCGCATGGCGCAACGCATCCTCGAAACCTACGGGCGGGTGGCGTGCCCCTTTCTGGGGCGTGAACTGACCGCGCTGGAATGCGCCCGCCACAACGGCCCCATACCGACATCCAGCCCGGCAGCCCTGCGCCACTGGCGCGCCTGCCAGGCCTGCCCCCACAGACCCCAACCCGAACAACCCAACGGAGGAAACTGA
- a CDS encoding winged helix-turn-helix domain-containing protein — protein MAWYGTPLLQQVADQPRLLRELVAALGTSREGTRLSCKALHKRGYATFEDGILTITDAGRTVLANGIELRSGPDSRNVSTRAGNTLRAKAWRAMRMRDGFSLDDLLTMLCDGSEAYAEKNLGDYIRALACAGYLLALPRRGNGPHPQRYRLRRDRNTGLEAPAFNKATRTLTDLNTGEVFRIPTRAELAQQGATHDA, from the coding sequence ATGGCGTGGTACGGCACCCCCTTGCTGCAACAGGTGGCGGACCAGCCGCGCCTGCTGCGTGAACTGGTGGCGGCTCTCGGCACCTCGCGCGAGGGCACGCGGCTTTCCTGCAAGGCGCTGCACAAGCGCGGCTACGCCACGTTCGAGGACGGCATCCTGACCATCACCGATGCCGGGCGCACCGTCCTGGCCAACGGCATCGAACTGCGCTCCGGCCCCGACAGCAGGAACGTTTCGACGCGGGCGGGTAACACCCTGCGCGCCAAGGCGTGGCGGGCCATGCGCATGCGCGACGGCTTCAGCCTGGACGATTTGCTGACCATGCTGTGCGACGGCAGCGAAGCCTACGCGGAAAAGAACCTTGGCGACTATATCCGGGCGCTGGCCTGCGCGGGCTACCTGCTGGCGCTGCCCCGCCGGGGCAATGGCCCGCACCCGCAACGCTACCGCCTGCGTCGCGACCGCAACACAGGGCTGGAGGCCCCGGCCTTCAACAAGGCCACCCGCACCCTGACCGACCTCAACACCGGTGAAGTCTTCCGCATCCCTACGCGGGCCGAACTGGCGCAACAGGGGGCCACTCATGACGCATGA
- a CDS encoding ATP-binding protein, giving the protein MRKQFVRTENYTRFTAGIQAVEQRGAAEAGMMLVHGAPGFGKSHTVGHWAAETGAVFLRANVDWTPKYFLTELAKELRVDPRGTAQQLFGRLLEHVVETQAPLVIDEAEFTLSSSAAVLEKVRDLSDRAEVTVVLIGMERIQQNIARHKQINSRIAQVVEFRPASLADVAHACGQLSEVPLADELVAEVHRLSAGRMREVLNIVATIERIAKVNELAKVGMADVAGVPLSYDWQARAPRMANTGRQGRAPRTGAQAAGGR; this is encoded by the coding sequence ATGCGCAAGCAATTCGTCAGGACGGAAAACTACACCCGGTTCACCGCAGGCATTCAGGCGGTGGAACAGCGCGGCGCGGCGGAGGCCGGGATGATGCTGGTTCACGGCGCGCCGGGCTTCGGCAAAAGCCACACGGTGGGGCATTGGGCCGCCGAAACCGGGGCCGTGTTCCTGCGGGCCAACGTGGACTGGACCCCGAAGTACTTCCTGACCGAACTGGCCAAGGAACTGCGGGTGGACCCGCGCGGCACGGCGCAGCAACTGTTCGGGCGCTTGCTGGAACACGTGGTGGAAACGCAGGCCCCGCTGGTCATCGACGAGGCGGAATTCACCCTGTCCTCGTCCGCCGCCGTGCTGGAAAAGGTGCGCGACCTGTCCGACAGGGCCGAGGTGACCGTGGTGCTGATCGGCATGGAACGCATCCAGCAGAACATCGCCCGGCACAAGCAGATCAACAGCCGCATCGCGCAGGTGGTGGAATTCCGCCCCGCCTCGCTGGCCGACGTGGCCCATGCCTGCGGGCAACTCTCGGAAGTGCCCCTGGCCGATGAACTGGTGGCCGAGGTGCATCGCCTGTCCGCCGGGCGCATGCGCGAAGTGCTGAACATCGTGGCCACCATCGAACGCATCGCCAAGGTCAACGAACTGGCCAAGGTGGGCATGGCCGACGTGGCCGGTGTGCCCCTTTCCTACGATTGGCAGGCCCGCGCCCCGCGCATGGCCAACACCGGCAGACAGGGCCGCGCCCCCCGCACGGGGGCGCAGGCGGCGGGGGGGCGTTAG
- a CDS encoding transposase: MEPVKEGYTTLELVPLLGIQDRAVQLRAKRERWESRQREGRGGGNVWIISSMPKSTRKALLDGMLRTAAQEAEKNLPALPPLDAADPRRAIAARMSPLKHCSNRQREIAMARLALIREVERLAVLTGVDAAIMKLVQDAADGTLPAHLMRAVRDANDRFGSGDKRGLSRRRLYAWRTLYIKGGEDALVPKHKAKDMTVPPWADAFLAFFRLPQKPSLTQAHRDLCRAYADGALTGTPPSIHAVKRWAAKVALPELERGRRTGNALLKLQPHKRRSTKDMLPGDCYTADGTTFDAEIRNPHNGQPFKPEVTIVLDMATRRCVGISLNYAENAQGVLDALRMACLFGGIPAMFYSDNGPGYDNLLLTAPGTGMLARLGIERAASIPGRPQGKGLMERAVPTFCDPVAKRFATCTHRDMDADAAKKVYKITREALKRGARTALMPTWDEFKTAMLERVAEYNATPHRALPMTTDASGKRRHMSPDEAWQHFLSTGWEPVRVPADCSNDFFMPAERRIVRNGEVRFGGGIYYADDLAPHHGDAVMVRYDVWDASRVYVWTMDGHKICDAVLDGNSIPYFQQTRIEAARAQREAAQLKRLEAKAGRIAPGATLVLPEAGHPHVITLVADSLAPREPLPARADEPAAPNIAPSITLDVAPLRAPAPEQQPRPCFAHGHERYEWLMRHKDRWLDKDEPWLCRYVETFEYADSHDRYVHEGIAWPGWKALAHTEN; this comes from the coding sequence ATGGAACCGGTGAAGGAAGGATACACCACGCTGGAGCTTGTCCCGCTTCTCGGCATTCAGGACCGGGCGGTACAACTGCGCGCCAAGCGTGAACGCTGGGAATCCCGCCAGCGTGAAGGCCGGGGCGGGGGCAATGTGTGGATCATCTCCTCCATGCCCAAGTCCACACGCAAGGCCCTGCTGGACGGGATGTTGCGCACGGCGGCGCAGGAGGCGGAAAAGAACCTGCCCGCGTTGCCGCCGCTCGATGCCGCAGACCCGCGCCGGGCCATCGCCGCCCGCATGTCCCCGCTGAAGCACTGCTCCAACCGCCAGCGCGAAATCGCCATGGCGCGCCTTGCCCTTATCCGCGAGGTGGAACGCCTTGCCGTGCTGACGGGCGTGGACGCGGCCATCATGAAGCTGGTGCAGGACGCTGCCGACGGCACGCTGCCCGCGCACCTGATGCGCGCGGTGCGCGACGCCAACGACCGCTTCGGCAGCGGCGACAAGCGCGGCCTTTCGCGGCGCAGGCTGTACGCATGGCGCACCCTGTACATCAAGGGCGGCGAAGACGCCTTGGTGCCCAAGCACAAGGCCAAGGACATGACGGTGCCGCCGTGGGCGGACGCCTTCCTCGCGTTCTTCCGTCTGCCGCAAAAGCCGTCCCTGACGCAGGCCCACCGCGACCTGTGCCGCGCCTACGCGGACGGCGCGCTGACGGGCACGCCGCCGTCCATCCACGCGGTAAAACGCTGGGCGGCCAAGGTGGCGCTGCCGGAACTGGAGCGGGGCCGCAGGACGGGCAACGCCCTGCTGAAGCTGCAACCGCACAAGCGCCGCTCCACAAAGGACATGCTGCCCGGCGATTGCTACACGGCAGACGGCACCACCTTCGACGCCGAAATCCGCAATCCGCACAACGGCCAGCCGTTCAAGCCGGAAGTCACCATCGTGCTGGACATGGCCACCCGGCGTTGCGTGGGCATTTCGCTGAACTACGCGGAAAACGCCCAGGGCGTGCTGGATGCGTTGCGCATGGCCTGCCTGTTCGGCGGCATTCCGGCCATGTTCTACTCGGACAACGGCCCCGGCTACGACAACCTGCTGCTGACCGCCCCCGGCACGGGGATGTTGGCCCGGCTGGGCATCGAACGCGCCGCGTCCATTCCGGGCCGCCCGCAGGGCAAGGGCCTGATGGAGCGCGCCGTGCCCACCTTCTGCGACCCGGTGGCCAAGCGGTTTGCCACCTGCACGCACCGCGACATGGACGCGGACGCGGCCAAGAAGGTCTACAAGATCACCCGCGAAGCCCTGAAGCGCGGCGCCCGCACGGCCCTGATGCCCACGTGGGACGAATTCAAGACGGCCATGCTGGAGCGCGTGGCCGAATACAACGCCACGCCCCACCGCGCGCTGCCCATGACCACCGACGCCAGCGGCAAGCGCCGCCACATGTCGCCCGACGAGGCGTGGCAGCACTTCCTTTCCACGGGGTGGGAACCGGTGCGCGTTCCCGCCGACTGCTCCAACGATTTCTTCATGCCCGCAGAGCGCCGCATCGTGCGCAACGGCGAGGTGCGCTTCGGCGGCGGCATCTACTACGCCGACGACCTTGCCCCGCACCACGGCGACGCGGTGATGGTGCGCTACGACGTGTGGGATGCCAGCCGGGTCTACGTCTGGACCATGGACGGCCACAAGATTTGCGACGCCGTGCTGGACGGCAACAGCATTCCCTACTTCCAGCAAACCCGCATCGAAGCCGCCCGCGCCCAGCGCGAGGCCGCACAACTCAAGCGGCTGGAGGCCAAGGCGGGCCGCATCGCGCCCGGCGCAACCCTTGTGCTGCCCGAAGCTGGCCACCCCCACGTCATCACCCTGGTGGCCGACAGCCTTGCCCCGCGTGAACCGCTGCCCGCACGGGCAGACGAACCCGCCGCCCCCAACATCGCCCCCTCCATCACGCTGGACGTTGCGCCCCTGCGCGCCCCCGCCCCCGAACAACAACCCCGCCCGTGCTTCGCGCACGGACACGAGCGGTACGAATGGCTGATGCGCCACAAGGACCGCTGGCTGGACAAGGATGAACCGTGGCTGTGCCGGTACGTCGAAACCTTCGAGTACGCCGACAGCCACGACCGCTACGTGCACGAAGGCATCGCGTGGCCGGGCTGGAAGGCCCTCGCCCATACCGAGAACTAG